In the genome of Qipengyuania seohaensis, one region contains:
- a CDS encoding fatty acyl-AMP ligase, translated as MTDAALTPTPNDCDLPRRRADFATFNEAVDYAARSEKGLNFHDMRGDLVRPYPFSEMREDALKFARQLAAYGIGKEDRVALVAETCPEFAALFCACTYVGAWPVPLPLPTGFGGKEGYIDQLAVQLQSSDPKILIYPEEIAEMAKAAADRQGCEGESWQEFAKRPDPECELPEAQPKDICYLQYSSGSTRFPTGVAVTHEALLHNLFGHSTGVDLGVNDRVVSWLPWYHDMGLVGCLLSPIANQASVDYLKTEHFARRPLAWLDLISRNKGNTLSYSPTFGYDICARRISSQSHVDERFDLSRWRTAGNGADMIRPDVMQSFVNAFAQAGFKASAFTPSYGLAEATLAVTVMPPGEGIRVELVEEERLSGRPRNLDHPARYRAIVNCGKALPGMEVEIRDEKGAAKSDHQIGKVWCRGTSVMHSYFRNEEATEECLVDGWLDTGDMGYQADGYLFIVGRAKDMIIINGKNLWPQDIEWAVEQLPGFNHGDIAAFSVDTENGEEAPAVLVHCRVSEPEERIKLRDQIADKVRGVTGMSCVVELVPPRTLPRTSSGKLSRAKAKRLYLSGEIQPLELAA; from the coding sequence ATGACCGACGCCGCATTGACGCCGACGCCAAATGATTGCGACCTGCCACGCCGCAGGGCCGACTTCGCCACCTTCAACGAGGCGGTGGATTACGCTGCCCGTAGCGAAAAGGGGCTCAATTTTCACGATATGCGCGGCGACCTCGTTCGCCCCTATCCCTTCAGCGAGATGCGGGAAGACGCGCTCAAATTCGCGCGCCAGCTGGCCGCCTATGGCATCGGCAAGGAAGACCGCGTCGCGCTCGTCGCGGAAACCTGCCCCGAGTTTGCCGCGCTGTTCTGCGCCTGCACCTATGTCGGCGCTTGGCCGGTGCCGCTGCCCCTGCCCACCGGCTTCGGCGGCAAGGAAGGCTATATCGACCAGCTTGCGGTCCAGCTCCAAAGCAGCGATCCGAAGATTCTTATCTACCCCGAAGAGATCGCGGAAATGGCCAAGGCCGCTGCCGACCGGCAGGGCTGCGAGGGCGAGAGCTGGCAGGAGTTCGCCAAGCGCCCCGATCCCGAATGCGAGCTGCCCGAAGCGCAGCCTAAGGACATCTGCTATCTCCAGTATTCCAGCGGATCGACGCGCTTCCCGACCGGCGTAGCAGTGACGCACGAGGCGCTGCTGCACAATCTCTTCGGGCATTCGACCGGCGTGGACCTTGGCGTCAATGACCGCGTGGTTAGCTGGCTGCCGTGGTATCACGACATGGGCCTCGTCGGCTGTTTGCTGTCGCCCATCGCGAACCAGGCATCGGTCGACTACCTGAAGACCGAGCATTTCGCTCGCCGCCCGCTGGCGTGGCTCGACCTGATCAGCCGGAACAAGGGCAATACGCTCAGTTATTCGCCGACTTTCGGCTACGACATTTGCGCGCGCCGCATCTCCAGTCAGAGCCATGTGGACGAACGCTTCGACCTGTCGCGCTGGCGCACCGCCGGCAATGGCGCGGACATGATCCGTCCCGACGTGATGCAGAGCTTCGTCAACGCCTTTGCGCAGGCCGGCTTCAAGGCCAGCGCCTTCACGCCCAGCTACGGCCTTGCCGAAGCGACGCTGGCAGTCACCGTCATGCCCCCGGGGGAAGGTATCCGCGTCGAACTGGTCGAGGAAGAACGCCTGTCAGGTCGCCCGCGCAACCTCGATCATCCGGCCCGCTATCGGGCGATCGTCAATTGCGGCAAGGCCCTGCCCGGCATGGAAGTCGAAATCCGCGACGAGAAGGGTGCAGCCAAAAGCGATCACCAGATCGGCAAGGTCTGGTGCCGCGGCACCAGCGTCATGCATTCCTATTTCCGGAACGAGGAAGCGACCGAGGAATGCCTCGTCGACGGCTGGCTGGACACGGGTGACATGGGCTACCAGGCCGACGGCTATTTGTTCATCGTGGGCCGCGCGAAGGACATGATCATCATCAACGGCAAGAATCTCTGGCCGCAGGATATCGAGTGGGCAGTCGAACAATTGCCCGGTTTCAACCACGGCGACATCGCCGCCTTCTCGGTCGATACCGAAAATGGCGAAGAAGCGCCTGCCGTGCTCGTCCATTGCCGCGTTTCGGAACCGGAAGAGCGGATCAAGCTGCGCGACCAGATCGCCGACAAGGTTCGCGGCGTGACCGGCATGAGCTGCGTCGTCGAACTCGTCCCGCCGCGCACGCTGCCGCGCACAAGCTCGGGTAAACTGAGCCGTGCCAAGGCGAAGAGGCTCTATCTCTCGGGTGAAATCCAGCCGCTCGAACTGGCCGCCTGA
- a CDS encoding toxic anion resistance protein, which translates to MSDEKPQAAAATPAAKPAATATMAPPEFDLTPPDPVPAVAPEKAAGLVPVSEEVKSKLESKVDGFVDDLIAQDANSPEFGKKVDQLTNMGRKEIMAAAGMSNRFLDRPVRAMDKDEGVGANLAELRRVVEDLDPGKRGKLSGTRKILGIIPFGNKLTNYFRSYQSAQTHIQSILSNLSSGKDELIMDNAAIDVERQKLWEAMGNLEQMIHISNTLDGKLEEKAAELDATDPAKAKAVRETALFYVRQRTQDLLTQMAVSVQGYLALDLVKKNNVELVKGVDRASTTTVGALRTAVTVAEAMTNQRLVLGQITALNDTTAGIIDSTSTMLRDQTGKIHEQAAASTIPLETLQRAFQNIYDTMDEVDEFKIRALDSMKQTVTLLGEEVEKSKGYIARAEGQSQAQKQMATSDLLSIEG; encoded by the coding sequence ATGAGTGACGAAAAGCCCCAGGCAGCCGCTGCCACGCCCGCTGCAAAGCCCGCCGCTACTGCCACGATGGCGCCGCCGGAATTCGACCTGACGCCGCCCGATCCGGTGCCGGCCGTTGCGCCTGAAAAGGCTGCCGGCCTCGTGCCCGTGTCGGAAGAGGTGAAGAGCAAGCTGGAAAGCAAGGTGGACGGTTTCGTCGACGACCTGATCGCGCAGGACGCAAACTCGCCTGAATTCGGCAAGAAAGTCGACCAGTTGACCAACATGGGCCGCAAGGAAATCATGGCGGCAGCGGGCATGTCGAATCGCTTCCTCGACCGCCCTGTCCGCGCGATGGACAAGGACGAGGGCGTCGGCGCGAACCTCGCCGAATTGCGCCGCGTGGTGGAAGACCTCGACCCGGGCAAGCGCGGCAAGCTGTCGGGCACGCGCAAGATCCTCGGCATCATTCCTTTCGGCAACAAGCTGACCAATTACTTCCGCAGCTACCAGAGCGCGCAGACGCACATCCAGTCGATCCTCTCGAACCTTTCCAGCGGCAAGGACGAACTGATCATGGACAATGCCGCGATCGACGTCGAACGCCAGAAACTGTGGGAGGCGATGGGTAATCTGGAACAGATGATCCATATCTCCAACACGCTCGACGGCAAGCTGGAGGAAAAGGCCGCCGAACTCGACGCGACCGATCCGGCCAAGGCGAAGGCCGTGCGAGAGACCGCACTGTTCTATGTCCGCCAGCGCACGCAAGACCTGCTCACGCAAATGGCTGTGAGCGTGCAGGGCTATCTCGCCCTCGACCTCGTGAAGAAGAATAATGTCGAGCTGGTGAAGGGCGTCGACCGCGCCAGCACCACGACCGTCGGCGCGCTGCGCACGGCCGTCACCGTGGCCGAAGCAATGACCAACCAGCGCCTCGTGCTTGGCCAGATCACTGCCTTGAACGACACGACGGCGGGCATCATCGACAGCACCAGCACCATGTTGCGCGACCAGACCGGCAAGATCCACGAACAGGCCGCCGCCAGCACGATCCCGCTGGAAACGCTGCAACGCGCCTTCCAGAACATCTACGACACCATGGACGAGGTCGACGAATTCAAGATTCGCGCGCTCGATTCCATGAAACAGACGGTGACGCTGCTCGGCGAAGAAGTCGAAAAGTCGAAGGGTTATATCGCGCGCGCCGAAGGTCAGTCCCAAGCGCAGAAGCAGATGGCGACCAGCGACCTGTTGAGCATCGAGGGATAA